In Pseudomonas rhizosphaerae, one DNA window encodes the following:
- the gcvP gene encoding aminomethyl-transferring glycine dehydrogenase, producing the protein MTRAIALHTDNEFIARHIGPGPVDEQAMLDFLGFDSLDALSASVIPESIKGTSVLGLSAGQSEADALAAIKAIAQQNQLFKYYIGQGYYNTHTPAPILRNLLENPAWYTAYTPYQPEISQGRLEALLNFQTLISDLTGLPIANASLLDEATAAAEAMTFCKRLSKNKSSQRFFASSHCHPQTLAVLITRAEPLGIEVVVGDEHELADTDGFFGALLQYPASNGDIFDYRELVERFHAGNALVAVAADLLALTLLSPPGEFGADVAIGSAQRFGVPLGFGGPHAAYFSTRDSFKRDMPGRLVGVSVDRHGKSALRLAMQTREQHIRREKATSNICTAQVLLANIASMYAVYHGPAGLIQIARRTHQLTAILARGLTQLGVRVEQQHFFDTLTLATGAATERLHEQARAAGINLREVDAQRVGISLDETTRQADVEALFALFHSESTQVVFQTLADEVTDQLPKSLLRESAILQHPVFNRYHSETELMRYLRRLADKDLALDRTMIPLGSCTMKLNAASEMIPVTWAEFGQLHPFAPAAQSKGYQLLTDELESMLCAATGYDSVSLQPNAGSQGEYAGLLAIRAYHQSRGDEHRDICLIPSSAHGTNPATAHMAGMRVVVTACDARGNVDIEDLRAKAIEHSDKLAALMITYPSTHGVFEEGIREICAIIHDHGGQVYIDGANMNAMVGLCAPGKFGGDVSHLNLHKTFCIPHGGGGPGVGPIGVKAHLAPFLPGHAALERKEGAVCAAPFGSASILPITWMYIRMMGGDGLKRASQVAILNANYIARRLEQHYPILYAGSNGLVAHECILDVRPLKDSSGISVDDVAKRLIDFGFHAPTMSFPVAGTLMIEPTESESMEELDRFCNAMIQIREEIRAVEEGLLDRDDNPLKNAPHTAAELVGEWTHAYSREQAVYPLPTLLENKYWPPVGRVDNVFGDRNLVCACPSIEAYQQA; encoded by the coding sequence GGCACCAGCGTGCTTGGCCTGTCTGCCGGGCAAAGCGAAGCCGACGCTTTGGCTGCAATCAAGGCCATTGCCCAGCAGAACCAGCTGTTCAAGTACTACATCGGACAGGGCTATTACAACACCCACACGCCGGCGCCGATCCTGCGCAACCTGCTGGAGAACCCAGCGTGGTACACGGCCTACACGCCGTATCAGCCTGAAATCTCCCAGGGCCGCCTGGAAGCGCTGCTGAACTTCCAGACCCTGATCAGCGACCTGACCGGCCTGCCGATTGCCAATGCTTCGCTGCTGGATGAGGCCACCGCTGCCGCCGAAGCCATGACCTTCTGCAAACGCCTGAGCAAGAACAAGAGCAGCCAGCGCTTCTTCGCTTCCAGCCACTGCCATCCGCAGACCCTGGCCGTGCTGATCACCCGCGCCGAGCCCCTAGGCATCGAGGTGGTCGTCGGCGACGAGCACGAGTTGGCCGACACCGATGGTTTCTTCGGGGCTCTGCTGCAGTATCCCGCCAGCAACGGCGACATTTTCGATTACCGTGAGCTGGTCGAGCGCTTCCACGCCGGCAACGCACTGGTGGCCGTGGCCGCCGACCTGCTGGCCTTGACCCTGCTCAGCCCGCCGGGCGAGTTCGGCGCCGACGTGGCCATCGGCAGCGCCCAGCGTTTCGGCGTGCCACTGGGTTTTGGCGGTCCACACGCGGCGTATTTTTCTACGCGCGACAGCTTCAAGCGCGACATGCCCGGCCGTCTGGTCGGTGTCTCGGTGGACCGCCACGGCAAGAGCGCCCTGCGCTTGGCCATGCAGACCCGCGAGCAGCATATCCGCCGCGAGAAGGCCACCAGCAACATCTGCACGGCCCAGGTCCTGCTGGCCAACATCGCCAGCATGTACGCCGTCTACCACGGCCCGGCCGGCTTGATCCAGATCGCCCGGCGCACCCACCAGCTCACCGCCATCCTGGCACGTGGCCTGACCCAGTTGGGCGTGCGCGTCGAGCAGCAGCATTTCTTCGACACTTTGACCCTCGCCACCGGCGCCGCGACCGAGCGCCTGCACGAGCAAGCCCGCGCGGCCGGTATCAACCTGCGCGAAGTCGACGCCCAGCGCGTGGGTATCTCGCTGGACGAGACCACCCGGCAGGCCGATGTGGAAGCGCTGTTCGCGCTGTTCCACAGCGAAAGCACCCAGGTGGTATTCCAGACCCTGGCCGACGAAGTCACCGATCAGCTGCCCAAGTCACTGTTGCGTGAGTCGGCGATCCTGCAACACCCGGTCTTCAACCGCTATCACTCGGAAACCGAGCTGATGCGCTACCTGCGCCGCCTGGCCGACAAGGACCTGGCCCTGGATCGCACCATGATCCCGCTGGGCTCCTGCACCATGAAGCTCAATGCCGCCAGCGAGATGATCCCGGTGACCTGGGCCGAGTTCGGCCAGTTGCACCCTTTCGCACCGGCTGCGCAGAGCAAGGGCTATCAGCTGCTGACCGACGAGCTGGAAAGCATGCTGTGCGCCGCCACAGGTTACGATTCCGTGTCCCTGCAGCCCAATGCCGGTTCCCAGGGTGAATACGCCGGGCTGCTGGCCATTCGCGCCTATCACCAGAGCCGTGGCGACGAGCATCGCGACATCTGCCTGATTCCATCTTCGGCCCACGGCACCAACCCAGCGACCGCGCACATGGCCGGGATGCGTGTAGTGGTCACCGCGTGTGACGCACGTGGCAACGTCGATATCGAGGACCTGCGCGCCAAAGCCATCGAGCACAGCGACAAGCTGGCGGCCTTGATGATTACCTACCCGTCTACCCACGGCGTGTTCGAGGAAGGCATCCGCGAGATCTGCGCGATCATTCATGACCATGGCGGCCAGGTGTACATCGATGGCGCCAACATGAACGCCATGGTCGGCCTGTGCGCACCGGGCAAGTTCGGCGGCGATGTCTCCCACCTGAACCTGCACAAGACCTTCTGCATTCCCCATGGCGGTGGCGGCCCGGGTGTCGGCCCAATCGGCGTGAAAGCGCACCTGGCCCCGTTCCTGCCCGGCCATGCTGCGCTGGAACGCAAGGAAGGCGCTGTCTGCGCAGCGCCGTTCGGCAGCGCCAGCATCCTGCCGATCACCTGGATGTACATCCGCATGATGGGCGGCGACGGCCTCAAGCGCGCCTCCCAGGTGGCCATCCTCAACGCCAACTACATCGCCCGGCGCCTGGAGCAGCACTACCCGATCCTCTACGCCGGCAGCAACGGCCTGGTGGCCCACGAGTGCATCCTCGACGTGCGCCCGCTCAAGGACAGCAGCGGCATCAGCGTCGACGACGTTGCCAAGCGTCTGATCGACTTCGGCTTCCACGCACCGACCATGTCGTTCCCGGTGGCGGGTACCCTGATGATCGAGCCGACCGAAAGCGAATCGATGGAAGAACTCGACCGCTTCTGCAACGCCATGATCCAGATCCGCGAAGAGATCCGCGCAGTCGAGGAAGGCCTTCTGGACCGCGACGACAACCCATTGAAGAACGCGCCGCACACGGCCGCCGAGCTGGTCGGCGAATGGACTCACGCCTACAGCCGCGAGCAGGCGGTCTACCCGCTGCCGACCTTGCTGGAAAACAAGTACTGGCCACCGGTTGGCCGGGTCGACAACGTTTTCGGCGACCGCAACCTGGTGTGTGCCTGCCCTTCCATCGAAGCCTATCAGCAAGCGTGA